GTCGTAACCTTATGGGCGGAATGGGCGGTGGGATGGGGGGTGGTGTTTCGGATGTAACGGTACCATTCTCATTGCCATTTTCCTCCTCCTGCTGTGTCTTTTGCAACTGCAAACTCTGCTGCAGCGCCAGGTAATCAATTGTGCGCACTCTTCGCCTGTTTgacatttttgcaaaaactctgtttttgttgcttttgttatATTCTTGGAATTTGTCGCTCACTCACACAAACACTCATGCTCCGCCAGCTGAGCACCAACACTATCGCACTTAGGCACACCAACAACACTTTGGTGAGCACGCGCCGCGTTTTTTGCTTGGCGATAAtcagatttattttaatttaactttcaCGGCGAgcaaacacataacgttttgCTTGACTTGGCACGCAGGTGAAGCAGACGTCTTACCTGGCCAAAAAAAAGCAGCTGATTGAAGACAGCGAGCGACTTGGCCCGCCGGTGTCTTAAGTTTTGGAGAGGAGAGCGAGCTTTAGAGGTGCCAAAAATACCGATAGTACCAaacatataattaattgtGAACACGATTGAGCCCAGAAAGTTGCATCGTTTTCATTCGGTGTTTCCAAAACAATACTCAattgttaaattaagttaCGTTCAGAAGAAAAATTCACGTTATAACCGTCATCTTATTTGATATAATATAAGCAGGAAATCCGATTGCATGTGCTTTGTGGGAATGAACTATAATATCCGATTACTTCTGATCATCGCTACCAACTGTTTGACTATCGTATGCGTCTATCATCACTAGCTGTATAAGGGCGGgaagttattaatttaaatttacgtTTTTGGAGaaaatttctattaaaataatttcttaaaattaaatacatttctaACCAGTCagattattatattattatatcaaCTCTTTTACCTTTTTAAACAGAGGTAATCAAATGTTTAAATCCATTGTAAAAGAAAAAGGTTTTATAAATCATGAGTATTTCATCAAAGATTTATCAGGGACTTTTTTATCCGAGTAAGGTCAATTTATTGAATCTATATTTTTTGCGaactataattatttgtatgaaATTTCGCAAAGtctgtacatatgtatgtatgtacactTTAAAAGCCACGTGCTTAAGTTTGAATTTTTGATCCCCCTAGAGATAATAACACGTTGTGGTACTTGTTCTTACCCTCGATTCCGTTACAAATCTTCTTTATTAGTTAACAAACTTTAGCCTGCGTACAAAAGCAACGATTaccagaaataaaaacacacactTGCCCAGGGCAAAGATTCAACAGAAATTAAGAACTACAGTAACTATTTGGGATGTGGGACTTAACAAGAacgaaaaaattgtaactatGGTGTCGACGAGCCTAAAAGAAGTTCCTGAATATGCGAACAACAGCCTGCACCCATCGCGGCACGGGTCGTTGGACGATCTCCCGCTCCGCTGTCTGCGACAGATCGTAAAGCCGATCCGCCTCTGCCTGCAGTCGCTGGCTCAGGTCCTTATTGGCCGTCACCAGGCACACCTGCGTCTCCAGGTCTCGGTTCACCGATCGTTCGCCAAAGTTCGAGGAGCCGATGAGCGTCAGGTTTGGCAGTCGCGCCTCGGGAAGATAGTACCACAATCCCTTGGCATGGTACGTCCAGCCGGGCTTCTCGTACTCAAAGAAGTTGACGCGGTGGTTCTGCTTGCGCCGCACCAGGCTCTCGTAGAAGCTCTTGGCAATCAGGGTGTAGGCGGCCGGAATGCCACCAGCCGGTCCTTTGGCGCCCTGAAAACCATTTGCCTGGGAAAATACAAGAAATCAGttagattaaaaataaattgagcCAATCTTGACTCCAAGTGGTCTTCTAAACATCTCCTGAACTCACATTGGGATGAGCCATCAGGATGCTGCATTGCGCCAGACACTTGTGCGTGAGAGTGTCCATGTACTCCTGGGTCAGGTTGAAGTACCCCGTGGCCAGCTTCAGTCGCGATCCAGAGACGCAGTTAGAGAGGAGTCGCTTGGTCACCACGCTGTCATGGTGAATGCCAATCTGGCCCATCTCCAGCAGCGGAAACACCCAGGTGTCCGCCTGCGGATTCTGCTCCCGCGTTTGCGCCTGCCGCTGGAACGTCTCCTGCAGGAAGTCGGCGATGCGCTGCCGGGCCAGCTGGATGAACTGCTCCTTGGTGCCCTCGTACGGCAGGATGCGCCAGTTGCGGTGCAGTCCTTCGCTAGCATCTGGCGCCACCGCCAGACTGAACTCCTGCACCCGCTCAATGAACTGGGCATAGAAATCTGCCAGCGGCTTGTCCTCGATGAGTATGTAGCGATCCTGACGGTTGGTGAAGTAGTCGTTGGACAGATTTGCGCCCGAGATGATCACCGCATCGTCGAAGAGGTAGACTTTCATGTGTTGCAGCCCGAGCAGCTCGTTCCAGCGCGGGGGAGCCAGTCGCTTGGTCATCCCGCGCAGATCGGGAGTGTGATAGAGCGAGAGCTGTACCTGGCTGGCAAAATCGTGGACCAGCGGCAGCAACATGGTCTTGGAGTTAAGGGCGCCTCGGGTGCCGCGATTGAAGTCCAGGAGCACGTTGAGACGCAGGGCAGTCTGCTTCTCCAGGCTGTGACGCAACGTCTGGACCACGGCGTTCTCCAGCTGGCCGGTGCCCAGGTACAAGCTGGCCAGGACTATCCGGCGTTTGGCCCGCCCGATGCGTTGCACCAGCGTCTCGTAGAAGTGCTGCGGCTCGTGGATGACCTGGATTTGGTCGCCGCGCAGCGGGAAGCAAGGCGCCAGGTTGTGT
This genomic window from Drosophila gunungcola strain Sukarami chromosome 3R, Dgunungcola_SK_2, whole genome shotgun sequence contains:
- the LOC128266225 gene encoding CDP-diacylglycerol--glycerol-3-phosphate 3-phosphatidyltransferase, mitochondrial, with the protein product MMLYLRRLFSQELTPAAQGDFLGCLQQAPSLLATGFPGAPALESLSWLHNLAPCFPLRGDQIQVIHEPQHFYETLVQRIGRAKRRIVLASLYLGTGQLENAVVQTLRHSLEKQTALRLNVLLDFNRGTRGALNSKTMLLPLVHDFASQVQLSLYHTPDLRGMTKRLAPPRWNELLGLQHMKVYLFDDAVIISGANLSNDYFTNRQDRYILIEDKPLADFYAQFIERVQEFSLAVAPDASEGLHRNWRILPYEGTKEQFIQLARQRIADFLQETFQRQAQTREQNPQADTWVFPLLEMGQIGIHHDSVVTKRLLSNCVSGSRLKLATGYFNLTQEYMDTLTHKCLAQCSILMAHPNANGFQGAKGPAGGIPAAYTLIAKSFYESLVRRKQNHRVNFFEYEKPGWTYHAKGLWYYLPEARLPNLTLIGSSNFGERSVNRDLETQVCLVTANKDLSQRLQAEADRLYDLSQTAEREIVQRPVPRWVQAVVRIFRNFF